In a single window of the Leishmania donovani BPK282A1 complete genome, chromosome 6 genome:
- a CDS encoding lanosterol synthase, putative yields the protein MHTNKGQPSSSRAAVSGSPTKPHDTRVNGLTTSSCGKQRDPPRGAVTNAVEFVSDILRNLYARVAAIAQPYAAEHASFVEYQRTLPVRTVVPEPPNTLRDYIRRQLWCVGRTCLFFFFFLFTWPVWLTLHLLLKLLDAHQRRLRLQHHRAWVHPSVPHVRANVHKHSKEFPLGSWHLRCEDGRQRWYFGEPLREGEEHNELAMAQLCGLHTVGDYHALLRQRAASDSGGGDEKQDSRGSGFNGTGLNGAGVTNSRVPWLPDILQEKCSKRSFVERYHIGLIPASPPQPRTTSEAAMDDGIRFLVKLQDPFSGHWPNNYSGCMFLVAGFVITKYIVAGGETNRLFPPFPDHHHVRLDSNGTKRRGNGGDIPERILGVPAFEHAGEVGCRCGEATRQELIRYIRNHQNPDGGWGQHTEGHSTMMGTVLNYVSVRLLGVPASDPQATCARNWILAHGGATKTPMWGRVWLSILGVYSWDGVNPIPPEMILMPDWIPFSLGKMWCHSRVIAMPFSYFYGLRWSAPAFPTTLALRKELYTEPYDAIPWRSFRGVACELDVYTPTSPLLRVAMGLFDLYERHPIPFLRRYALEENWRHIAYDDESTSFICLGPVNKWLNMLATWVREGEHSARFQKHCHRVQDYFYLENTGLSMSGYNGSQLWDTSFAVQAICACRREMMFPAEMELAHHYIDVAQVQANPMAAADFYRHRTKGAWNFSTRAQGWQVSDCTAEGLRVLLLLPQYEFPVRRIFDGVDEVLSLRNSGFGGDGGWASYEPTRGPAYCELLDCAELFKDVMIDYSYVECSSSCIHTLSLFREHYPHYRRRDVDRAISEGIAYVLGQQQPDGGFYGSWGICYTYAAWLVADALQASKELPDMAVHPHCVKLVDFLLSHQGADGGWSEDVSASARQTWVDSPDGSQVVNTAWAVMAIICAAGKAAHTEPTRQRNIRSAVDRGVQLIMSRQLASGDWPQERISGVFNGNNPIHYPGYKNSMTVWALGKYNSWKREYVVAA from the coding sequence ATGCACACCAACAAAGGACAGCCCTCATCATCGAGGGCCGCCGTGTCGGGTTCACCGACCAAGCCACACGATACACGCGTGAATGGGCtcaccaccagcagctgcggcaaaCAACGCGACCCACCGCGAGGCGCCGTCACGAACGCCGTTGAATTCGTCTCGGACATCCTGCGCAACCTCTACGCGCGTGTTGCGGCCATTGCTCAGCCCTATGCGGCAGAGCACGCGTCCTTTGTCGAGTACCAGCGTACCCTACCCGTGCGCACCGTCGTGCCGGAGCCGCCGAACACGCTGCGCGACTACATCCGGCGTCAGCTGTGGTGCGTCGGCCGCACTtgtcttttctttttcttttttctgttCACGTGGCCGGTGTGGCTGACGCTGCATCTGCTCCTGAAGCTGCTCGAcgcgcatcagcggcggtTGCGGCTGCAGCATCACCGCGCTTGGGTGCACCCAAGCGTGCCCCACGTCCGCGCCAATGTGCACAAGCACTCGAAGGAGTTCCCGCTGGGCTCGTGGCACTTGCGCTGCGAGGATGGGCGCCAGCGGTGGTACTTTGgcgagccgctgcgcgagggggaggagcaCAACGAGCTCGCCATGGCGCAGCTGTGTGGCTTGCACACCGTCGGCGACTATcatgcgctgctccgccagcgcgccgcatcggactcgggtggcggtgacgaAAAGCAAGACAGCAGGGGTAGTGGCTTCAACGGCACCGGCCtcaacggcgccggcgtcaccAACAGCCGTGTGCCCTGGCTGCCCGACATCCTCCAGGAAAAATGCTCGAAGCGGTCCTTTGTGGAGCGTTACCACATCGGCCTCATCCCCGCCTCGCccccgcagccgcgcacgacATCGGAGGCGGCCATGGACGACGGCATCCGCTTCCTGGTCAAGCTGCAGGACCCCTTCTCGGGGCACTGGCCGAACAACTACAGCGGCTGCATGTTCCTCGTGGCTGGATTCGTCATCACCAAGTACATCGTGGCGGGAGGTGAGACAAACCGCCTGTTCCCGCCGTTCCCtgaccaccaccacgtccGGCTGGACTCCAACGGCacgaagcggcgcggcaATGGGGGCGACATCCCGGAACGTATCTTGGGTGTCCCCGCCTTCGAACATGCCGGCGAGGTgggctgccggtgcggcgagGCCACGCGTCAGGAGCTGATTCGGTACATCCGCAATCACCAGAACCCTGATGGCGGGTGGGGGCAGCACACGGAGGGCCACAGCACGATGATGGGAACGGTGCTGAACTACGTCAGCGTCCGTCTGCTGGGGGTGCCGGCGAGCGACCCGCAGGcgacgtgcgcacgcaaCTGGATCCTGGcccacggcggcgccaccaagACGCCGATGTGGGGCCGCGTGTGGCTGAGCATCCTGGGCGTGTACAGCTGGGACGGCGTGAACCCAATCCCGCCGGAGATGATCTTGATGCCGGACTGGATTCCATTCTCGCTGGGTAAGATGTGGTGCCACAGCCGCGTCATCGCCATGCCCTTCTCATACTTCTACGGCTTGCGCtggtcggcgccggcgttcCCGACGACGCTGGCGTTGCGCAAGGAGCTCTACACAGAGCCATACGATGCCATCCCGTGGCGCAGCTTCCGCGGCGTGGCGTGCGAGCTGGACGTGTACACGCCGACCTCACCGCTGCTACGCGTCGCCATGGGCCTGTTCGACCTCTACGAGCGGCACCCCATCCCGTTCCTGCGGCGGTacgcgctggaggagaaTTGGCGGCACATCGCCTACGACGACGAGAGCACAAGTTTTATATGTCTAGGACCTGTGAATAAGTGGCTCAACATGCTCGCCACGTGGGTGCGCGAGGGCGAGCACAGTGCCCGCTTCCAGAAGCACTGCCATCGGGTGCAAGACTACTTCTACTTGGAGAACACCGGCTTGTCCATGAGCGGGTACAACGGCTCACAGTTGTGGGACACGTCCTTTGCCGTGCAGGCGAtctgcgcgtgccgccgcgagaTGATGTTCCCGGCGGAGATGGAGCTGGCGCACCACTACATCGATGTTGCCCAGGTGCAGGCGAACCcgatggcggccgccgacTTCTACCGCCATCGCACGAAGGGGGCGTGGAACTTCTCTACCAGGGCGCAGGGGTGGCAGGTGTCGGACTGCACGGCGGAGGggctgcgggtgctgctgctcctgccgcAGTACGAGTTTCCAGTGCGGCGCATATTTGACGGCGTGGACGaggtgctgtcgctgcgcaacagcggctttggcggcgatggcgggtGGGCGTCGTATGAGCCGACACGCGGCCCGGCGTACTGCGAGCTGCTGGACTGTGCGGAGCTCTTCAAGGACGTCATGATCGACTACAGCTACGTCgaatgcagcagcagctgcatccACACGCTGTCACTTTTCCGCGAGCACTACCCGcactaccgccgccgtgaCGTGGACCGCGCCATCAGCGAGGGTATCGCGTATGTACtgggccagcagcagccggacGGTGGCTTCTACGGCAGCTGGGGCATCTGCTACACGTACGCGGCGTGGCTTGTCGCCGATGCCCTGCAGGCGTCGAAGGAGCTGCCGGACATGGCCGTGCACCCGCACTGCGTGAAGCTCGTGGacttccttctctcccacCAAGgtgccgacggcggctgGAGCGAGGACGTCAGCGCATCGGCGCGGCAGACGTGGGTGGACAGCCCGGACGGAAGCCAAGTGGTGAACACGGCTTGGGCAGTCATGGCCATTATCTGCGCCGCGGGAAAGGCCGCGCACACGGAgccgacgcggcagcgcaacatccgcagcgccgtggaCCGTGGGGTACAGCTCATCATGTCCCGCCAGCTTGCGAGCGGTGATTGGCCGCAGGAGCGCATCAGCGGCGTCTTCAACGGCAACAACCCGATTCACTACCCCGGCTACAAAAACAGCATGACCGTGTGGGCGCTTGGCAAGTACAACAGCTGGAAGCGCGAGTATGTGGTGGCTGCGTAG